The following proteins are encoded in a genomic region of Clostridium kluyveri:
- a CDS encoding MerR family transcriptional regulator, with translation MENNAINISDFKNVTYKIREVAKMLNTNTQTIKNYCSTFRTILNRSNISGRKGDFTGDDINKLKMIQYLSKQKHYKPQQIIDYFSYNDSLGSKKELEFIAETIYTLIKPEIENTIKDSIDTTIQEHSTNIRNDIKINGKDITGRINKVLSSNNSLISSMTETKNLIKSIEDNQNQYLSRMERRKHKNKWYNNLFKISKKNK, from the coding sequence ATGGAAAATAATGCAATTAACATAAGTGATTTTAAAAATGTTACCTATAAAATCAGAGAAGTTGCCAAAATGTTAAATACCAATACTCAAACAATCAAGAATTACTGTTCAACTTTTAGAACTATCCTAAATAGAAGCAATATTTCCGGTAGAAAGGGAGATTTTACTGGAGATGATATCAACAAGTTAAAGATGATTCAATATTTATCAAAACAAAAACATTATAAACCCCAACAAATTATAGATTACTTTTCATATAATGATTCTCTGGGAAGTAAAAAGGAATTAGAATTTATAGCAGAAACAATATATACTTTAATTAAACCTGAAATAGAAAATACTATTAAAGATTCTATTGATACTACTATACAAGAACATAGTACCAATATAAGAAACGATATTAAAATTAATGGTAAGGATATAACTGGACGTATAAATAAGGTGTTAAGCAGTAATAATTCTTTAATCAGCTCTATGACAGAAACCAAAAATTTAATTAAAAGTATCGAAGATAATCAAAATCAATACTTAAGCAGAATGGAACGGAGAAAGCATAAAAATAAATGGTATAATAATTTATTTAAAATATCCAAGAAAAATAAATAA
- the glgD gene encoding glucose-1-phosphate adenylyltransferase subunit GlgD, whose product MNENFMGIINLDENDDNIKELSRNRTLAAIPIAGRYRIIDFILSNMTNSGIENIGIFTKMESRSLIDHLSNGRPWDLNRKIEGLRVFNYTEKNLNLDDIQNFSKNILYFKRSKEEYVVMASSYMICNIDLKEAMEFHIKSKNDITIMYKKVEDADSRFIHCDTLNINHEGRVISVGRNIGVNEKTNISMEIYMLKKKMFMDIVNECISTGNYRKVKHNIYKCLKYLNVGVFEFKGYLSCVNSIKSYYRTSMELLDHKIMGELFSKYKPIYTKTNDDMPCRYFQSSNVINSIIGDGCSIYGTIENSIIFRRVTISKGSILKNCIVLQNCIVDNNVKLEYTILDKNVHIKTDKELKGDKDAPIVMQNYERIY is encoded by the coding sequence ATGAATGAAAATTTTATGGGTATTATAAATTTAGATGAAAATGACGATAATATAAAAGAACTTTCCAGGAATAGAACTTTAGCAGCCATACCTATTGCAGGTAGATACAGAATCATTGATTTTATATTGTCTAATATGACTAACAGTGGAATAGAAAATATAGGAATATTTACAAAAATGGAATCCAGATCTTTAATAGATCATTTAAGTAATGGGCGTCCATGGGATTTAAATAGGAAGATAGAAGGGCTTAGGGTATTTAATTATACAGAGAAAAATTTAAATTTAGATGATATACAAAACTTTTCTAAAAATATACTTTATTTTAAAAGAAGTAAAGAAGAATATGTAGTTATGGCATCTTCTTATATGATTTGTAATATTGATTTAAAGGAAGCCATGGAATTTCATATAAAATCTAAAAATGATATTACAATAATGTATAAAAAGGTTGAAGATGCAGATTCGAGATTTATTCATTGTGATACACTAAATATAAACCATGAAGGAAGAGTTATAAGTGTAGGAAGGAATATAGGGGTAAATGAGAAAACTAATATAAGTATGGAAATATATATGCTCAAAAAGAAAATGTTTATGGATATAGTTAATGAATGCATATCAACAGGAAATTATAGAAAGGTAAAACATAACATATATAAATGCCTAAAATATCTGAATGTAGGAGTATTTGAATTTAAGGGATATTTAAGTTGTGTAAATTCTATTAAATCATATTATAGGACAAGCATGGAACTTTTAGATCATAAAATAATGGGTGAACTATTTTCAAAGTATAAACCTATATATACTAAAACAAATGATGACATGCCATGCAGGTATTTTCAGTCCAGTAACGTTATTAATTCTATAATAGGAGATGGGTGTTCTATATATGGAACTATAGAAAACAGCATAATATTTAGAAGAGTAACTATATCAAAAGGTTCAATCCTTAAAAACTGCATAGTTCTTCAAAATTGTATAGTAGATAACAATGTAAAATTGGAATATACAATTTTAGATAAGAATGTTCATATAAAAACAGATAAAGAACTAAAAGGAGATAAGGATGCACCAATTGTAATGCAAAATTACGAAAGGATATATTAA
- a CDS encoding glucose-1-phosphate adenylyltransferase — protein MDRKEMISMILAGGQGSRLGILTKKLAKPAVPFGGKYRIIDFVLSNCSNSGIYTVGVLTQYKPLELNSHIGIGTPWDLDRRDGGVYVLPPYQEESGGNWYKGTADAIYQNISFVDNYNPEYVIILSGDHIYKMNYANMLKFHKEKKADVTIAVIEVPIEETYRFGIVNTESDMEIYEFQEKPMKAKSTKASMGVYIFKWTLLKGFLKADQSDKNSSNDFGKNIIPSMLNSGVKMYAYPFRGYWKDVGTIQSLWEANMDLLKEDNELDLGDLNWRIYSVNHVEPAQYIGPKASIKSSIAVNGCEIYGEVKNSIISSGSIIGKNSRIIDSVIMPYSKIGDNVIINKALIGSNVVVRKNSIIGDGKEITVIGSNKDIKAESLLVSS, from the coding sequence ATGGATAGAAAAGAAATGATATCAATGATACTAGCAGGGGGACAAGGGTCAAGGCTTGGTATATTGACTAAAAAATTAGCAAAGCCTGCGGTGCCATTCGGAGGAAAATACAGAATAATAGATTTTGTTTTAAGTAATTGTTCTAATTCAGGAATTTATACAGTAGGGGTATTAACACAGTATAAACCATTAGAATTAAATTCTCATATAGGGATAGGTACCCCCTGGGATTTAGATAGAAGAGATGGAGGAGTATATGTATTGCCCCCTTATCAGGAAGAAAGTGGTGGTAACTGGTATAAAGGAACAGCAGATGCTATATATCAGAATATATCTTTTGTGGATAATTATAATCCAGAATATGTTATTATCCTTTCAGGAGATCATATTTATAAAATGAACTATGCTAATATGCTTAAATTTCATAAAGAAAAAAAAGCTGATGTAACCATTGCAGTTATTGAAGTCCCCATAGAAGAAACTTATAGATTTGGAATAGTAAATACCGAGTCTGATATGGAAATATATGAATTCCAGGAGAAACCAATGAAAGCTAAAAGTACGAAGGCGTCTATGGGTGTTTATATATTTAAATGGACATTACTAAAAGGATTTTTAAAGGCGGATCAAAGTGATAAAAATTCTTCTAATGATTTTGGAAAAAACATTATACCTAGTATGCTAAATAGTGGAGTGAAAATGTATGCTTATCCTTTTAGGGGATACTGGAAGGATGTAGGTACCATACAAAGTCTATGGGAAGCAAATATGGATCTTTTAAAAGAGGATAATGAACTTGATTTAGGGGATCTAAACTGGAGAATATATTCCGTAAACCATGTGGAACCAGCACAGTATATTGGACCAAAGGCTAGTATTAAATCATCCATTGCAGTAAATGGATGTGAAATATATGGAGAGGTGAAAAATTCTATCATATCTTCAGGAAGTATCATAGGGAAAAATTCAAGAATAATAGATTCAGTTATAATGCCATACAGTAAAATAGGAGATAATGTAATAATTAATAAAGCATTAATAGGCAGTAATGTAGTTGTTAGAAAGAACAGCATTATAGGTGATGGAAAAGAAATTACAGTGATAGGATCAAATAAAGATATAAAAGCGGAGTCCTTACTTGTAAGTTCATAA
- a CDS encoding glycoside hydrolase family 13 protein, with translation MNFHIRHDSRDIYYRNPFGAVPKGKKVYICAVTDRFLEIYLNIIYFDYTEKIVKMSVRIENYNKYVYYHYIYLDKDYVGLINYFFRIKTEDGGYVHYGNNSDGLGGEGQIYNSMPIPYQITVYEPLSVPKWFKEGIIYQIFVDRFKNGNSSGEITNPKHNSFIYGNWQDEPMYIRNNQGKVIRWDFFGGNLKGVIEKLCYIKSLGISAIYLNPIFESVSNHKYDTGDYKSIDSMYGDEKIFKKLCEEADKLDIKIILDGVFNHTGDDSVYFNKYENYDSLGAYQSKDSPYYNWYTFIEHPDKYDSWWGIDSMPSINEMNPDYVNFIIEGKNSVLEEWMKLGAYGWRLDVADELPDDFIEKIRNKIKSINNESILIGEVWEDASNKTSYSNRRRYVLGRELDSVTNYPFRNAVIEFLTEDIDSYTFERRILSLYENYPPEIFYSNLNILGTHDTERILTVLDKKGENKIQFFKMAVTIQMTMPGVPLIYYGDEAGVLGGKDPLNRKTYPWGNENKVILDFYRYITALRNRYDSLKKGGIEFYRIDKDVLCYKRTINKENILIVINRNEHKSFHIIADEIDQEISALEIKILSNQMEL, from the coding sequence ATGAATTTTCATATAAGACACGATTCAAGAGATATTTATTATAGAAATCCATTTGGTGCAGTGCCTAAAGGGAAAAAAGTATATATTTGTGCAGTTACAGATAGATTCTTGGAAATATATTTAAATATCATCTATTTTGATTATACAGAAAAAATAGTAAAAATGAGTGTTAGAATTGAAAATTATAATAAATATGTATATTACCATTATATATATTTAGATAAAGATTATGTAGGACTTATCAATTATTTTTTTAGAATAAAAACCGAGGATGGAGGGTATGTCCACTACGGAAACAATTCTGACGGGTTAGGTGGGGAAGGACAGATATATAACAGTATGCCTATACCTTATCAGATAACTGTATATGAGCCTTTAAGTGTGCCAAAATGGTTCAAGGAAGGTATAATATACCAAATATTTGTGGATAGATTTAAAAATGGCAATAGCAGTGGAGAAATAACTAATCCCAAACATAATAGTTTTATATACGGAAATTGGCAGGATGAACCCATGTATATAAGGAATAATCAGGGTAAAGTAATAAGATGGGACTTTTTTGGGGGGAATTTAAAAGGGGTAATTGAAAAACTCTGTTATATAAAGAGTTTAGGGATTAGTGCAATATATCTTAATCCTATATTTGAATCTGTAAGTAATCATAAATATGATACGGGGGATTATAAATCTATAGACAGCATGTATGGAGATGAAAAAATATTTAAAAAACTATGCGAAGAGGCAGATAAATTAGATATAAAAATTATTTTAGATGGAGTATTTAACCATACTGGAGATGATAGTGTTTATTTTAATAAGTATGAAAATTATGACTCACTAGGTGCATATCAATCCAAAGATTCTCCATATTATAATTGGTATACATTTATAGAACATCCAGATAAATATGACAGTTGGTGGGGGATAGACAGTATGCCCTCTATAAATGAAATGAATCCCGACTATGTAAATTTTATTATAGAGGGGAAAAATTCAGTATTGGAAGAGTGGATGAAACTTGGTGCATACGGCTGGAGACTTGATGTAGCAGACGAGCTTCCTGATGATTTTATAGAAAAAATACGAAATAAAATAAAGAGTATTAATAATGAATCTATACTTATAGGTGAAGTTTGGGAAGATGCATCAAATAAAACTAGTTACTCAAATAGAAGAAGATATGTTTTAGGCAGAGAACTCGATTCTGTAACTAATTATCCTTTTAGAAATGCTGTAATAGAATTTTTAACAGAGGATATAGATTCATATACATTTGAAAGAAGAATTTTAAGTCTATATGAGAACTATCCACCGGAAATATTTTATTCCAATTTAAATATACTTGGAACTCATGATACTGAAAGAATTCTTACTGTATTAGACAAAAAAGGAGAAAATAAAATACAATTTTTTAAAATGGCTGTTACAATTCAAATGACTATGCCTGGGGTTCCGCTTATATACTATGGCGATGAAGCAGGAGTTTTAGGAGGGAAAGACCCTTTAAACAGAAAGACCTACCCATGGGGAAACGAGAATAAAGTGATACTGGATTTTTATAGATATATTACAGCACTTAGAAATAGATATGATTCATTAAAAAAAGGAGGCATAGAATTTTATCGTATAGATAAAGATGTATTGTGTTATAAGAGAACAATTAATAAGGAAAATATTTTAATTGTAATAAATAGAAATGAGCATAAATCTTTTCACATAATAGCTGATGAAATAGACCAAGAGATATCAGCATTAGAAATAAAAATTTTATCCAACCAGATGGAGTTATAA
- a CDS encoding glycogen/starch/alpha-glucan phosphorylase, translating into MLHINKETFKKDYREKFIAIHGKDIEEGTDYNKYEALGNLVRDYVAKMWIDTNKKYNQNGKKQVYYFSMEFLLGRLLGNTLLNLGIRNICKEALDGMGINLNKLEELEEDQGLGNGGLGRLAACFLDSMASLSIPGHGCGIRYKYGFFNQKIINDSQVEVPDNWLKNGNVWEIKKSDKARVVKFGGEVKVDYIDGYLRFNHINYEEVLAVPYDIPIVGYKNNVVNTLRLWSAEPLSNEFDFSLFNRGDFRKAMEYKDSVEAISKILYPDDSFYEGKLLRLKQQYFFVSAGIQSIIYHFKSSQVNINELDEKIAIHINDTHPTLAIPELMRIFIDEEDIGWDNAWRMTNNIISYTNHTIMAEALERWPVDMFKTLLPRIFMIIEEIDKRFCKELQNKYYNQWDKIKRMSIINDGYINMAHLAVVGSHSVNGVAKLHTEILKKQNMADFYYYYPNRFNNKTNGISHRRWLISSNPKLALLLKSTIGDSFIVHPTDMINFEKFAEDKNVQAQLEKIKFENKRKLADLIYRTNGIEVDINSMFDVQIKRIHAYKRQTLNCLRIMDLYDELVENPSLDIIPRTFIFAGKSAPGYYMAKDIITLINVLADKINRDDRVNKKIKVVFMENYRVSLAEAIIPAADLSEQISTTTKEASGTSNMKFMMNGAVTIATLDGANVEIRDEVGNDNIVIFGITENEVLNYYKNGGYNSQQIISGDIRLKRVIDSLIDGTYSKDKNRFKSIYDNLVTYNDEFFVIKDFYSYLEAQKKVDELYKDKSKWQKMCAINMAHSGIFSSDRTIKEYATGIWGSKCLYKNLE; encoded by the coding sequence AAGCAAGTGTATTATTTTTCTATGGAGTTTTTACTTGGAAGACTCCTTGGAAATACTCTATTAAATTTAGGAATAAGGAACATATGTAAAGAGGCATTAGATGGAATGGGAATAAATTTAAATAAATTGGAAGAGCTTGAAGAGGATCAGGGACTTGGAAATGGAGGACTTGGAAGACTGGCTGCTTGTTTTTTGGATTCTATGGCATCCTTAAGTATACCAGGGCATGGGTGTGGAATAAGATATAAATATGGTTTTTTCAACCAGAAGATTATAAATGATTCCCAGGTGGAAGTACCGGATAATTGGCTTAAGAATGGTAATGTATGGGAGATAAAAAAATCCGACAAGGCAAGAGTAGTCAAATTTGGAGGAGAAGTAAAAGTAGATTATATAGATGGATATTTAAGGTTTAATCATATAAACTATGAAGAGGTCCTGGCAGTACCTTACGATATACCAATAGTAGGATATAAAAACAATGTAGTAAATACATTAAGACTGTGGAGCGCAGAGCCTCTGTCCAATGAGTTTGATTTTTCATTATTTAATAGGGGAGATTTCAGAAAAGCCATGGAATATAAGGACTCTGTGGAGGCTATATCCAAAATATTATATCCTGATGATAGTTTTTATGAAGGCAAACTTTTAAGATTGAAACAACAGTACTTTTTTGTATCTGCGGGTATTCAAAGTATTATATATCATTTTAAAAGTTCACAAGTCAATATAAATGAATTAGATGAAAAAATAGCAATACACATAAATGATACCCACCCAACTCTGGCTATACCAGAACTTATGAGAATATTTATAGATGAGGAAGACATTGGCTGGGATAATGCATGGAGAATGACTAATAATATTATATCATATACCAATCATACTATAATGGCAGAGGCACTTGAGAGGTGGCCTGTAGATATGTTTAAAACTTTACTGCCCCGGATATTTATGATAATAGAGGAAATAGACAAGAGATTTTGTAAAGAACTACAAAATAAATATTACAATCAGTGGGATAAAATAAAAAGAATGTCCATAATAAATGATGGCTATATAAATATGGCCCATCTTGCTGTAGTTGGAAGTCACAGTGTAAATGGTGTGGCAAAGCTCCATACTGAAATACTCAAGAAACAGAATATGGCAGATTTTTATTATTATTATCCAAATAGATTCAACAATAAAACCAATGGTATAAGTCATAGAAGGTGGCTTATAAGTTCAAATCCTAAATTAGCACTTCTTTTAAAAAGCACAATAGGAGACAGTTTTATAGTTCACCCCACAGACATGATAAATTTTGAAAAGTTTGCAGAAGATAAAAATGTACAAGCTCAGCTTGAAAAAATAAAGTTTGAAAATAAAAGGAAATTAGCAGATCTTATATATAGAACTAATGGAATAGAAGTAGATATAAACTCTATGTTTGATGTCCAAATAAAAAGAATTCACGCCTATAAAAGACAGACCTTGAATTGTCTTAGAATAATGGATTTATATGATGAACTTGTGGAAAATCCAAGTTTAGATATAATACCAAGGACATTTATATTTGCAGGTAAGTCAGCACCTGGATATTATATGGCAAAAGATATAATTACATTAATAAATGTATTGGCTGATAAAATAAATAGAGATGATAGAGTAAATAAAAAAATTAAAGTTGTATTTATGGAAAATTACAGGGTGTCTCTTGCAGAAGCTATAATACCGGCAGCGGATTTAAGTGAACAAATTTCCACCACAACCAAGGAGGCATCAGGTACCAGCAATATGAAGTTTATGATGAATGGAGCAGTTACAATAGCTACTTTAGATGGCGCCAATGTGGAAATAAGAGATGAGGTTGGAAATGATAATATAGTGATATTTGGGATTACAGAAAATGAAGTATTGAATTATTATAAAAATGGTGGATATAACTCGCAGCAGATTATATCTGGTGATATAAGATTAAAGAGAGTTATTGATTCTTTAATAGACGGCACATATTCTAAAGACAAAAATAGATTTAAGAGTATATACGATAATTTAGTTACTTATAATGACGAATTTTTTGTAATAAAAGATTTTTATTCTTATTTGGAAGCCCAGAAAAAAGTAGATGAATTGTATAAGGATAAGTCAAAGTGGCAAAAAATGTGTGCCATAAATATGGCCCATTCTGGAATATTTTCCAGTGACAGAACTATAAAAGAATATGCTACAGGTATATGGGGTTCTAAATGCCTATATAAGAATTTAGAGTAA